Within the Saccharopolyspora gloriosae genome, the region CTGTCCCTGATCGGGCGGGACAGCGAGAGCAGTTCGGGGTCGAGCTCGTTGTCGATCGTCGCGAAGCCCTGTTCCCGGACCTGCCCGAGTTCTTTCAGCAGCGCCGCCCGGTCCGTGATGGTGTCGGAGGTGAAGGCTTCGAGCTGCTCGGGCAGCGTCCGGTGCAGCTGCTCGGCGGACTGTTCGGCGAGCAGCACCTTGCCGGTGGAGCTGGCGTGCATCGGGTAGTGCTTGCCGACCATGTTCTGCGACAGGACGCCGACCACGTGGGAACCCGCGGCTTCGGCGACCAGGTCGAGGCCGTCCTGGGCGTTGGGGATGGACAGCGTCACGGACTCGTTGAACTCGTCGGCCAATTCCTGCAGCGACGGGTGCGCGTGCGCCACCAGGCCCGCGTAGGGGTCGGCGTTCCTGCCCAAGCGGGCCAGTTCCCAGCCGAGGACGTAGTTGGTGTCGATGCGGTCGACGAGGCCGCCCTGTTCGAGGCTGTAGAGCAGCCGGAACGCGGTCGGCCTGCTCAGCCCCGCCGCTTTCGCGAGCGTGGTGACGGTGGCTCCGGTGCGCGGCTGGGCGGCCAGTTCGCGGAGCAATCGGACGGCTTTGGTGACCGACTTGTTGACCATCCCCGATTGCTCGGGTGTGTCGCCCATCCCGTTTCCGCCTCCTGACGCACGGAGCGCATTCGTTCCCCGGATCAGTGCCGCGCAGATCAGCCTAGCAGTCGCGTTCACAAAGTGGACGCGCTCGCGGCTTCGGCTGCCGACAGTGACCAGTGGTGCGGGTTGGGTCACGGGCAACTGAGGGCGCCGTCTCAGATGGCGGCCCCGAGTGCGCGAGCCGTCGCGGCGGCGCGCTATAAACCCGCCCGGCATATGCCGGGCGTGGCCGGTGTCGGAGTACTCCACGCGGGAGGGAACGAGCTGGTGACCAACTCAGTTGCGGACACCGCGCGCAGCTCGGCCGACAGGAAACGATTCCTGCTCCGGCTGACCATCGTCGTCGCCGGCGGGATGTTCATCGACGGCTACGTCCTGGGCATCGTCGGCACCGTGATCGGTGCCATCACCACCGACCTGAACATGTCCGTGTACGGCGAGGGGCTGATCGGGGCGGCGGCGCTGATCGGCATCTTCGCGGGCGGCCCGCTCGGCGGCTGGCTCGCCGACAAGTTCGGCCGCAAACCGATGTTCACCATCGACCTGGCCATGTTCGTGGTCGGATCGGTGCTGCAGTTCTTCGTCGACTCGAGCTGGCAGCTGTTCGCCGTCCGGTTGCTGATGGGCGTGGCGATCGGCGCCGAGTACTCGATCAGCTGGCCACTGATGACGGAGTTCGCGCCCGCACGCCTGCGCGGCAGGTGCCTGTCGTTCGCGGAAGTGGCCTGGTACATCGGGTTCGTCGCCGCGTTCGTGGTCGGTTTCGCGCTGACGGCGTTGGAGGCCGATTGGCGGGTGATCCTCGGGACCAGCACCCTCCCGGCCGTGATCCTGTTCTTGGGCAGGCTGGGCGTGCCGGAGTCACCGCGCTGGCTGATGAGCAAGGGCCGCGTCGAGGAGGCCCGGCGGATCGTGGACACCTGGATCGAGGACGACGCGGATCGCGCCGACATCACGGATGAGCGGCAGCGCGAGGGCACGTTCCGCATGCTGTTCTCGCCGCAGTACTGGCGTGCCACCACGTTCATCTCGGTGTTCTGGTTCTGCACGGTCACGCCGTACTTCGCCATCGCCACGTTCTCCGCCAGCGTGCTCTCGCACTACGGCCTGGGCGAGGACGGTCTGGTCGGAGCCATCGGCGTCAACGGGGTCGCGTTGCTCGGAGTCGTGGTGTCCTGCCTGCTCATCGAGCGCATCGGGCGCCGCAAGCTCACCATCCCGCAGCAGTGGGTGTGCGCCGTGGTCCTCGTCGTCATCGCGCTGTGGGGATCCGCGCCGCCGCTGGTCGTGCTGGGCTGCTTCCTGATCTTCGCTTTCGCCAACGCGATGTGCACCGCGCTCAACGGCGTGTACCCGGGAGAAGTGCTGCCCACCGAGCTTCGCGGCATCGGGACGGGCTTCGGCACCGCCGTCAGCCGAGTCGGCGCCGCCATCGGCACGTTCCTGTTCCCCTGGTCCATGCAGGACCTCGGCGCCGGGACGACGATGCTCGTCGCCGCCGGGATCTGCGTCGTGGGCGCCGTCGTGTCGCAGGCCTTGGCCCCGGAAACCGCCGGCCGAACCCTCACCGAGATCTCCACGACCGGGAAGTGAGTGAACGGACCGTTCGTCCAGTCTTGTTGGTCGAACGGTCCGTTGACTTGTGCTGGAGGAGTGAGCGGACTGTTCGTCCAGTCTTGTTGGTCGAACGGTCCGTTGACTTGTTCGTCAGGGCCGTTGCGCCGCGCGTCCGGGGTACGTCGGTTTCCGGTGCGGTGTTTCCGCAGGAACGCGGATGCCCGCGCGGTCGAGCAGGTGCGCCACAACGACGGTCAGCAGCCAGGTGGCGTCCTCGTGATCGTCGGGTCGCCCGCCGTGCATTAATTCGGAAGACCGGACGACCAGTGCCGGCCTAGGCTCATCGCATGGCGTCGGTGAAGCAGATCCAGATCACTTTCGACTGCGCGGAACCTGAGCGGCTCGCTCGTTTCTGGTGCGAGGTGCTGGGGTACGTCGTGCCGCCGCCGCCGGAGGGTTTCGCGACTTGGGCGGATTTCGACCGGTCGCTGTCACCCGAGAACCAGGGCTCGGGGTTCGTTTGCAGCGATCCCACAGGTGTGGGGCCGCGATTTTACTTCCAGCGTGTTCCCGAGGGGAAGGTCGTCAAGAACCGGCTGCACGTCGATGTGCGGGCCGGTACCGGGCTGGAGGGCGACGAGCGCCTCGCCGTTCTTGAGGCCGAATGCGCACGGCTGGTCCAGCTCGGCGCGACCCGCGTGCGGCTGCTGCCCGCCGACGGCGAGGAGGAGTCGTGCATCGTGATGCAGGACATCGAGGGCAACGAGTTCTGCCTCGACTGAGCAGCCCCGGTCGTCTCCGGCGCTCAGAGCACGCCGAATCCCGCGTCCACGGGCAGCGCGGTACCGGTCACGTAGCGGGCCGCGTCGGACGCGAGCCACACGACGGCTTCGCTGATGTCACCGGGTTCGACGACTTTCACGGGCAGCGCGTTCACCAGCATCGCGGCGTCCGCGGGGTTTTCGCTGAAGTACGACTGGAAGTCCGGGTTGTCCAGCATCGGCGTGCGCACCCCCGTCGGGTGGACGACGTTGACGCGGATCGATGATTTCGCGAGCCCCACGGCGTAGGCGCGCATCAGTCCCACCACGCCGTGCTTGGCGGCGGTGTAGGCGAGCGTCGCGGCCGTACCGGGTGCTCCGACCAGACCTTTCTGCCCCGCCGTCGAGCCGATCAGGACGATCGAACCCCCCGCCGTCATGTGCGGCACGCACGCCTCCACGGTGTGCCACACACCGGTCATGTTGATGTCGACGACATCCCGCCAGATCCGTTCGGGCGGAGTCCCGTCGGCCGGGCGGATCGTGGACACGGCGGCGTTGGCGACCGCGATGTCGACCCGTCCGCCGAGCTCTTCGACCGCTCCGGCCACGCCGTCGGCCAAGGTTTCGTCGTCCCGGACGTCGGCGCGGACGGTGACGACGCGTCCGCCTTTGGCCAGCGCCGCCGTTTCGTCGAGATCTTCGGGCGTGGCCATCGGATACGGCAACGAGTCGATCGGCTCGCACAGGTCGATGGCGACGACGTCCGCACCTTCTTCGGCCAGGCGCAGGGTGTGCGAGCGCCCCTGGCCGCGAGCGGCCCCCGTGACGACGGCGACCTTGCCGCTGACCATGCCTGCGTTCATTCGAGATCACTCCGATCGTGGATCGTTGCGGATCACGAGCGGGCA harbors:
- a CDS encoding IclR family transcriptional regulator, whose product is MGDTPEQSGMVNKSVTKAVRLLRELAAQPRTGATVTTLAKAAGLSRPTAFRLLYSLEQGGLVDRIDTNYVLGWELARLGRNADPYAGLVAHAHPSLQELADEFNESVTLSIPNAQDGLDLVAEAAGSHVVGVLSQNMVGKHYPMHASSTGKVLLAEQSAEQLHRTLPEQLEAFTSDTITDRAALLKELGQVREQGFATIDNELDPELLSLSRPIRDSAGTLVAILTLNGPRSRFGRARIPEALQKMQATVDQLTELFWRDSADA
- a CDS encoding MFS transporter, with product MTNSVADTARSSADRKRFLLRLTIVVAGGMFIDGYVLGIVGTVIGAITTDLNMSVYGEGLIGAAALIGIFAGGPLGGWLADKFGRKPMFTIDLAMFVVGSVLQFFVDSSWQLFAVRLLMGVAIGAEYSISWPLMTEFAPARLRGRCLSFAEVAWYIGFVAAFVVGFALTALEADWRVILGTSTLPAVILFLGRLGVPESPRWLMSKGRVEEARRIVDTWIEDDADRADITDERQREGTFRMLFSPQYWRATTFISVFWFCTVTPYFAIATFSASVLSHYGLGEDGLVGAIGVNGVALLGVVVSCLLIERIGRRKLTIPQQWVCAVVLVVIALWGSAPPLVVLGCFLIFAFANAMCTALNGVYPGEVLPTELRGIGTGFGTAVSRVGAAIGTFLFPWSMQDLGAGTTMLVAAGICVVGAVVSQALAPETAGRTLTEISTTGK
- a CDS encoding VOC family protein, yielding MASVKQIQITFDCAEPERLARFWCEVLGYVVPPPPEGFATWADFDRSLSPENQGSGFVCSDPTGVGPRFYFQRVPEGKVVKNRLHVDVRAGTGLEGDERLAVLEAECARLVQLGATRVRLLPADGEEESCIVMQDIEGNEFCLD
- a CDS encoding mycofactocin-coupled SDR family oxidoreductase — encoded protein: MNAGMVSGKVAVVTGAARGQGRSHTLRLAEEGADVVAIDLCEPIDSLPYPMATPEDLDETAALAKGGRVVTVRADVRDDETLADGVAGAVEELGGRVDIAVANAAVSTIRPADGTPPERIWRDVVDINMTGVWHTVEACVPHMTAGGSIVLIGSTAGQKGLVGAPGTAATLAYTAAKHGVVGLMRAYAVGLAKSSIRVNVVHPTGVRTPMLDNPDFQSYFSENPADAAMLVNALPVKVVEPGDISEAVVWLASDAARYVTGTALPVDAGFGVL